In a single window of the Pseudomonas sp. B21-015 genome:
- a CDS encoding DMT family transporter, whose product MNLSLYLLTVLIWGTTWIALKWQLGVVAIPVSIVYRFGLAALVLFVMLLLSRRLQVMNRRGHLICLAQGLCLFCINFMCFLTASQWIPSGLVAVVFSTATLWNAFNARVFFGQKIARNVLMGGALGLLGLGLLFWPELAGHTASPETLLGLGLALLGTLCFSAGNMLSSLQQKAGLKPLTTNAWGMAYGAAMLSVWCLVKGVPFDMEWNARYIGSLLYLVIPGSVIGFTAYLTLVGRMGPERAAYCTVLFPVVALNVSAFAEGYQWTAPALVGLVLVMLGNVLVFRKPKAPMVQGNGKLA is encoded by the coding sequence TGGGGCACCACCTGGATCGCCTTGAAATGGCAACTGGGCGTTGTGGCCATTCCAGTATCGATCGTCTACCGCTTTGGCCTCGCCGCGCTGGTGCTGTTCGTGATGCTGTTGCTCAGCCGGCGCCTGCAAGTGATGAACCGTCGCGGGCATCTGATTTGCCTGGCGCAGGGTCTGTGCCTGTTCTGCATCAATTTCATGTGCTTCCTCACGGCCAGCCAGTGGATCCCCAGCGGTCTGGTCGCCGTGGTGTTTTCCACCGCCACGCTGTGGAACGCCTTTAATGCGCGGGTGTTCTTCGGTCAGAAAATTGCCCGTAACGTGCTGATGGGCGGCGCGTTGGGCTTGCTCGGACTTGGCCTGCTGTTCTGGCCAGAGCTGGCCGGCCATACCGCGAGCCCGGAAACCTTGCTCGGATTGGGTTTGGCGTTACTCGGAACCTTGTGCTTCTCGGCGGGCAACATGCTGTCGAGTCTGCAACAGAAAGCAGGCCTCAAACCCCTGACCACCAACGCCTGGGGCATGGCTTACGGCGCGGCGATGTTGTCGGTGTGGTGCCTGGTCAAAGGTGTCCCGTTCGATATGGAATGGAATGCCCGTTACATCGGCTCGTTGCTGTATCTGGTGATCCCGGGCTCGGTGATCGGCTTCACCGCCTACCTGACGCTGGTCGGACGCATGGGGCCGGAGCGGGCGGCGTATTGCACCGTGTTGTTCCCGGTGGTGGCGCTGAATGTGTCGGCGTTTGCCGAGGGTTATCAATGGACCGCGCCGGCACTGGTGGGGTTGGTGTTGGTGATGTTGGGTAACGTGTTGGTGTTTCGTAAACCCAAGGCCCCGATGGTGCAGGGGAACGGCAAGTT